The Carettochelys insculpta isolate YL-2023 chromosome 18, ASM3395843v1, whole genome shotgun sequence genome window below encodes:
- the MN1 gene encoding transcriptional activator MN1 has product MFGLEQFEPQVSSRSAGQGERNFSQAGLSMSSHFKSPAFHSGGPADPGISALGDPPLLGMNMNLAGEGYGFHARGHSEVHAGGMQAQPVHGFFGNQQPHHGHPSTHHAHQHHPHFSGNFGSDPSASCLHGGRLMSYNNNMGSQQAFAEGYEHMAENQAGEGFGQQRSGTMPDFQHHNSSGSNHAVPAPCLPLDQSPNRAASFHGLPASSSSDSHSLEQRRLPNQGGVDSLEYNYPSDGPSGHFDLPVFSPSESEGQLPHYGAGRQVAGGGSFPGTSVLPRTPGLAGMSKVHPPPPPPQQHGVFFERFGGARKMPVGMEPGVNARHPLMQQQPQTGLLARQNSCPPAIPRQQQAEANTANPSLQDNGPIMQNQHAQFEYPIHRLENRNMHPYTDPVFNMQHPPPQQPPNQRLQHFDAPYMNVAKRPRFDFPPAPAGERCASWNNGLHGAGLENHLSPSAYPGLPGEFTPPGPESFAAGPPLQHPGPDPQALQQRQNAALMIKQMASRSQQQQRLRPPSLQQLGHHGDLVHAGPSAGLPQPAFERESGGRGPSFEPQPPPLAPDSAWFPGPPPGELLPRRLGASAEGSPHDMSLPPGGSGLLFRPAVGGLGLAGDGAGPALHSPGVHAPFGAGLAPLPSPGAPAERRPPPDFAAAPLGGQAAFAFGASSGRPGPAHGASGSPGAFPPPPPPDFPPAPRAAGSSSGGGGSGSKLGALSLGSFARPAKENVFGQSCLAALSTACQNMIASLGAPNLHVTFAKKSPPEAKRKLGPPEPDAPAAGPDFFPAKAPPDTSLSPGFPPEAAPGGEGKAAAAGSGRGRGRRKRDSGHVSPGGFFDKFPPADGGGASPGPGPPPPPPDKALPSPSWPKGGELLLPPEQPDLMASLDSGIQSAGKSDGGSPRGDFPDGPSPAYGHEDEVSSSSDGGLARPARSPLPAAQKPLGLGLLGAPAPAPGPAPAPDGYGLGGGGGGAHSATPGLEPVRTPGSGAAQDEIHPLEILQAQIQLQRQQFSISDDQPLGLKSKKAEGAGQNGDADLGSCCSDTAKGAMSTIDLDSLMAEHNSTWYLPSDKALLEGPEEDKPVAPWEKAKPANPSKEAHDLPQSKTSAAAQTGSHLQCLSVHCTDDMGESKGRTAVPTWRSLHSDISNRFGTFVAALT; this is encoded by the coding sequence ATGTTTGGGCTGGAGCAGTTCGAGCCTCAGGTCAGCAGCAGAAGCGCCGGACAAGGCGAGAGAAACTTTAGCCAGGCCGGCCTGAGCATGAGCTCCCACTTCAAGTCGCCAGCCTTCCACTCCGGGGGCCCCGCGGACCCGGGCATCAGCGCCCTGGGCGACCCTCCCCTCCTTGGCATGAACATGAacctggctggggaagggtaCGGCTTCCATGCCCGGGGACACTCGGAGGTGCATGCGGGGGGTATGCAGGCCCAGCCGGTTCATGGCTTCTTCGGCAACCAGCAGCCTCATCACGGCCACCCCAGCACCCATCACGCGCACCAGCATCACCCCCACTTCAGCGGCAACTTCGGGTCCGATCCTAGTGCCTCCTGCCTGCACGGAGGTCGGCTGATGAGCTACAACAATAACATGGGCAGCCAGCAGGCGTTCGCGGAGGGCTATGAACATATGGCCGAGAACCAGGCAGGGGAAGGCTTCGGACAGCAGAGGTCAGGTACCATGCCCGACTTCCAGCACCATAACTCCAGCGGCTCTAACCACGCGGTGCCAGCGCCCTGCCTCCCCCTGGACCAGTCTCCCAACCGGGCTGCGTCCTTCCACGGGCTTCCAGCCTCCAGCTCCTCGGATTCCCATAGCCTGGAGCAGAGGCGGCTTCCTAACCAGGGAGGCGTCGATTCCTTGGAATACAATTACCCCAGCGATGGCCCCTCAGGACACTTCGATTTACCGGTGTTTTCTCCCTCCGAGTCGGAGGGGCAGCTTCCTCACTATGGTGCTGGCAGACAAGTTGCCGGGGGTGGCAGTTTCCCTGGCACATCTGTGCTGCCCCGAACGCCGGGCCTAGCGGGGATGTCCAAAGTtcacccgccgccgccgccgccgcagcagCACGGTGTGTTCTTTGAAAGGTTTGGAGGTGCTCGAAAGATGCCTGTGGGCATGGAGCCCGGTGTGAACGCCAGACATCCTTTAATGCAACAGCAGCCACAGACAGGTCTGCTGGCCAGACAAAACTCCTGTCCGCCAGCAATTCCTAGGCAACAGCAAGCAGAAGCCAACACTGCCAACCCCAGCTTGCAGGACAATGGGCCGATAATGCAGAACCAGCACGCACAGTTTGAATACCCTATTCACAGACTGGAGAACAGGAATATGCATCCATACACTGACCCCGTGTTTAATATGCAGCACCCTCCTCCGCAGCAGCCACCGAATCAAAGACTGCAGCATTTCGATGCCCCCTACATGAATGTGGCCAAGAGGCCCAGGTTCGACTTCCCGCCCGCCCCCGCCGGGGAGCGGTGCGCCTCCTGGAATAACGGCCTGCACGGCGCGGGGCTGGAGAACCACCTCTCGCCCTCCGCCTACCCCGGCCTGCCCGGCGAGTTCACGCCCCCGGGTCCCGAGAGCTTCGCGGCCGGGCCCCCGCTCCAGCACCCGGGCCCCGACCCGCAGGCCCTGCAGCAGCGCCAGAACGCGGCCCTCATGATCAAGCAGATGGCCTcgcggagccagcagcagcagagactgaggccgcccagcctgcagcagctggggcaccACGGCGACCTGGTGCACGCCGGCCCCTCCGCGGGCCTGCCGCAGCCCGCCTTCGAGCGCGAGAGCGGCGGCCGCGGGCCCAGCTTCGAGCCGCAGCCCCCGCCGCTGGCCCCGGACAGCGCCTGGTTCCCCGGGCCGCCGCCGGGGGAGCTGCTGCCGCGCCGCCTGGGCGCGTCCGCCGAGGGCAGCCCGCACGACATGAGCCTGCCGCCGGGCGGCTCGGGCCTGCTCTTCCGGCCGGCCGTGggcgggctggggctggcgggcgACGGGGCCGGGCCGGCGCTGCACTCGCCGGGCGTGCACGCCCCCTTCGGCGCCGGCctggccccgctgccctccccCGGCGCGCCCGCCGAGCGCCGCCCGCCGCCCGATTTCGCCGCGGCgcccctgggcggccaggccgcCTTCGCCTTCGGCGCCTCCTCCGGTCGGCCGGGCCCGGCGCACGGCGCGAGCGGCTCCCCCGGCGCcttcccgccgccgccgccgcccgacTTCCCGCCCGCGCCGCGCGCCGccggcagcagcagtggcggcggcggcagcggcagcaaGCTGGGCGCGCTGTCGCTGGGCTCCTTCGCGCGGCCGGCCAAGGAGAACGTGTTCGGGCAGAGCTGCCTGGCCGCGCTCTCCACCGCCTGCCAGAACATGATCGCCAGCCTGGGCGCGCCCAACCTGCACGTCACCTTCGCCAAGAAGAGCCCTCCCGAGGCCAAGCGCAAGCTGGGCCCGCCCGAGCCCGACGCGCCCGCCGCCGGCCCCGACTTCTTCCCTGCCAAGGCACCGCCCGACACCAGCCTGTCGCCCGGCTTCCCACCCGAGGCCGCGCCGGGCGGCGAGGgcaaggcggcggcggcgggcagcgggcgggggcggggccggcggaAGCGGGACAGCGGCCACGTCAGCCCGGGCGGCTTCTTCGACAAGTTCCCGCCGGCCGACGGCGGCGGCGCCAGCCCGGGCCCAGGcccgcccccgccgccgcccGACAAGGCGCTGCCCTCGCCCTCCTGGCCCAAGGGCGgcgagctgctgctgccccccgagCAGCCCGACCTCATGGCCTCGCTGGACAGCGGCATCCAGAGCGCCGGCAAGTCGGACGGCGGCTCCCCGCGCGGGGACTTCCCCGACGGGCCCAGCCCGGCCTACGGCCACGAGGACGAGGTGTCCTCCAGCTCCGACggcggcctggcccggcccgcgCGCAGCCCGCTGCCCGCCGCGCAGAAGccgctgggcctgggcctgctgggggcgccggccccggccccgggccccgccccggccccggacGGCTACGGGCTGGGCGGCGGTGGCGGCGGGGCCCACTCGGCCACGCCCGGCCTGGAGCCGGTGCGCACGCCCGGCAGCGGCGCGGCGCAGGACGAGATCCACCCGCTGGAGATCCTGCAGGCGCAGATccagctgcagcggcagcagtTCAGCATCTCCGACGACCAGCCGCTGGGCCTGAAGAGCAAAAAGGCCGAGGGCGCGGGCCAGAACGGGGACGCCGACCTGGGCAGCTGTTGCTCGGACACCGCCAAAGGCGCCATGAGCACCATCGACCTGGACTCGCTGATGGCCGAGCACAACTCCACGTGGTACCTGCCCAGCGACAAGGCCTTGCTGGAGGGGCCGGAGGAGGACAAGCCCGTGGCGCCCTGGGAAAAGGCCAAGCCCGCGAACCCCAGCAAAGAAG